Proteins encoded within one genomic window of Gambusia affinis linkage group LG09, SWU_Gaff_1.0, whole genome shotgun sequence:
- the clp1 gene encoding polyribonucleotide 5'-hydroxyl-kinase Clp1: protein MAAEGVEKTSEDASSSGKVCTRFDLEKETELRFEVEAGEAADQVEMELLTGMAEVFGSELNRNKKYTFGPGSKIAVFTWQGCSVNLYGKPEVAYVSKDTPMLLYLNTHAALEQMRKQAERENERGPRVMVVGPTDVGKSTVCRMLLSYAVRVGRRPTLVELDVGQSGVSVPGTVSALCIERPADVEEGFSVQAPLVYHFGSTTPGTNIKLYNKLTSCLADVFSQRCEVNRKASVGGCIINTCGWVKGSGYQALVHCASTFQVDVVLVLDHERLYNELKRDLPHFVRVVLLPKSGGVVERSKECRRETRDEKIREYFYGFRGLSFFPFSFEVRFSDVRIYKIGAPSIPDSCLPLGMSQDDTQLKLVPVTPGRDLTYHMLSVSSVDDGDEDARKSIVESPVCGFIVVTNVDTQAQVMKVLSPAPRPLPRHTLLIMDIRFMDMK from the exons ATGGCAGCAGAGGGTGTGGAAAAGACCAGTGAAGATGCATCTTCTTCTGGGAAGGTGTGCACCAGGTTCGACCTGGAGAAGGAGACCGAGCTTCGCTTCGAGGTGGAGGCCGGAGAGGCCGCGGATCAGGTGGAGATGGAGCTCCTGACGGGGATGGCTGAGGTGTTTGGCTCTGAGCTGAACCGCAACAAGAAGTACACCTTCGGACCAGGCTCCAAGATCGCTGTTTTCACTTGGCAGGGATGCAGTGTGAATCTGTATGGAAAGCCAGAG GTGGCCTATGTGTCCAAGGATACTCCTATGCTGCTCTACCTGAACACTCATGCTGCCCTGGAACAGATGAGGAAACAAGCTGAGCGGGAAAATGAGAGGGGTCCCAGA GTAATGGTCGTGGGACCTACAGACGTGGGGAAGTCCACAGTGTGCCGGATGCTTCTCAGCTATGCTGTGAGAGTTGGAAGGAGACCTACGCTGGTGGAACTGGATGTTGGACAGAGTGGG GTTTCTGTTCCAGGGACTGTATCAGCTCTGTGCATCGAACGTCCTGCAGACGTGGAGGAGGGCTTCTCTGTCCAGGCCCCTTTAGTTTATCACTTTGGTTCTACGACTCCTGGAACCAACATCAAACTTTACAACAAG CTGACATCGTGCCTGGCCGATGTGTTCTCTCAACGCTGTGAGGTAAACAGGAAGGCCAGCGTTGGCGGCTGCATCATCAACACCTGTGGCTGGGTGAAGGGTTCTGGGTACCAGGCACTGGTCCACTGTGCCTCCACCTTCCAGGTGGACGTGGTGCTTGTGCTGGACCATGAGAGACTCTACAATGAACTCAAACGGGACCTGCCGCACTTTGTACGTGTTGTGCTGCTGCCAAAGTCCGGAGGAGTGGTGGAACGCTCCAAGGAGTGCCGGCGGGAGACTCGGGATGAAAAGATCCGCGAGTACTTCTATGGCTTCCGCGGGCTTTCCTTCTTCCCTTTCTCTTTTGAAGTGCGATTCTCAGATGTTCGCATCTACAAGATAGGGGCGCCGTCCATCCCAGACTCCTGCCTGCCACTGGGAATGTCTCAGGACGACACGCAGCTGAAACTGGTGCCGGTAACTCCAGGGAGGGACCTGACGTATCACATGCTGAGTGTGAGCAGCGTCGACGACGGAGACGAAGACGCCAGGAAGAGCATTGTGGAGAGCCCCGTCTGCGGCTTCATTGTGGTCACAAACGTTGACACTCAGGCGCAGGTGATGAAAGTGCTGTCGCCTGCACCCAGACCACTACCCAGACACACGCTGCTCATCATGGACATCCGTTTTATGGACATGAAATGA
- the selenoh gene encoding selenoprotein H produces the protein MASKAGRRGTKRKAEEVQTFTEEKKEKGEEESGQNVLKVVIEHCKSURVYGRNAEEVKSALLAARPGLTVVLNPEKPRRNSFEITLLDGGKETSLWTGIKKGPPRKLKFPQPDSVVAALQEVLKTE, from the exons ATGGCGTCCAAGGCAG GCCGCAGAGGGACGAAGCGCAAAGCGGAAGAAGTTCAGACATTTacggaggagaagaaggagaaaggagaggaggagagcggCCAAAATGTCTTGAAAGTGGTCATTGAACACTG CAAAAGCTGACGAGTGTATGGGCGTAACGCCGAGGAGGTGAAATCTGCCCTTCTGGCCGCCCGCCCCGGGCTGACAGTGGTCCTCAACCCCGAGAAGCCCCGCAGGAACAGCTTCGAGATCACTCTGCTGGACGGAGGCAAAG AAACATCTCTTTGGACGGGAATAAAGAAGGGTCCACCTCGTAAGCTGAAGTTTCCTCAGCCAGACAGTGTTGTTGCCGCTCTGCAGGAAGTTCTTAAGACTGAATAA
- the zdhhc5b gene encoding palmitoyltransferase ZDHHC5-B, producing MPSFSGGVVGGGVGGPASAPPRPFRPSRYVPVSAAITFLVGSTTLFFCFTSPWLSEYISGIIPIYIAVIFLFTLANFCMATFMDPGVFPRAEEDEDKEDDFRAPLYKTVEIRSIQVRMKWCSTCRFYRPPRCSHCSVCDNCVEDFDHHCPWVNNCIGRRNYRYFFLFLLSLTTHIMDVFGFGLVYVLHHRQQLDTPHAAVTMAVMCVAGLFFVPVAGLTGFHIVLVARGRTTNEQVTGKFRGGVNPFTKGCWRNISHVLCSPLAPRYMGRWWNRQTVEVQPPFLRPSLTEAQLEAKVLDNGIQNDRHSSRSKSSLDQMESQSADIEPPPPPKPDFRYPGLPRADTEASSLLSDAPPTPSMYKYRPAYSSPGKNHTGVTHPNKMTRGESLDSPSPSILQSSRQPSYRSEPSNLDGATVVGRGVGVRRGGGDRGEGPGGPGGMAGVVSGGVSGYSLAGRSYTSYPSSLVLSTGGSRSSSLRSAQTVHNPLATLQSEGTTDTSYKSLANQTPRNGSLSYDSLLTPSESPEFESAAHELSPQKPHVPFLSTAGGGRPGVAPPGHPLQGYTSPFLSAQFAQQREGQLLQGSTTFSSPHRAYLRAVSPPLSSTPGAPEARHLLHHNQDLTSRIPRNPSSSSSSPGARSLDPPVSPPPRGLSLTKSPVHIGETGSQHKPRPVGAGSVLGGEGFGGGQQAPQSASRPALANHTTSKPVGGVKKVTGVGGTTYEISV from the exons ATGCCCAGTTTCAGTGGTGGGGTGGTTGGGGGAGGAGTAGGGGGCCCAGCTTCTGCTCCTCCCCGTCCGTTTCGCCCCAGCCGATATGTGCCGGTGTCTGCAGCCATAACTTTCTTGGTTGGGTCCACGACCCTCTTCTTTTGCTTCAC GTCCCCATGGTTATCGGAGTACATCTCCGGTATAATTCCCATCTACATTGCTGTAATCTTCCTTTTCACACTTGCCAACTTTTGCATGGCTACATTCATGGATCCTGGAGTCTTCCCCAGAG CCGAGGAAGACGAGGACAAAGAGGACGATTTCCGTGCTCCTCTCTATAAGACGGTTGAGATCCGAAGCATCCAGGTGCGAATGAAGTGGTGCTCGACCTGCCGCTTTTACCGCCCGCCCCGCTGCTCACACTGCTCTGTCTGTGACAACTGTGTGGAG GATTTTGACCACCATTGTCCCTGGGTGAACAACTGTATTGGCCGAAGGAATTATCGctatttcttcctgtttttactgTCTTTGACCACCCACATCATGGACGTGTTTGGCTTCGGCTTGGTTTACGTCCTGCATCACCGCCAGCAGCTCGACACGCCGCATGCTGCTGTTAC TATGGCTGTGATGTGTGTCGCTGGTCTGTTTTTTGTCCCAGTTGCTGGCCTGACTGGGTTCCACATAGTGTTGGTGGCCCGTGGTAGGACCACTAATGAACAG GTGACGGGGAAGTTCAGAGGAGGCGTTAACCCTTTCACCAAGGGTTGCTGGAGGAATATTTCACACGTTCTCTGCAGCCCGCTGGCACCGAG gtACATGGGCCGGTGGTGGAACCGTCAGACAGTGGAAGTACAACCACCGTTTCTTAGACCGTCTCTTACTGAGGCTCAGTTGGAAGCTAAGGTTCTGGACAACGGGATCCAGAATGACCGACACAGCAGCAGG TCTAAGAGCAGTCTGGATCAGATGGAGAGCCAGTCAGCTGACATAGAGCCTCCACCGCCTCCGAAGCCGGACTTTCGTTACCCTGGTCTGCCCCGTGCCGACACAGAAG CGAGCAGCTTGTTGTCAGACGCTCCACCTACGCCGTCGATGTACAAATACCGACCAGCGTACAGCAGCCCGGGGAAGAATCACACTGGTGTCACACATCCAAACAAG aTGACCCGCGGGGAGAGTCTTGACTCCCCGTCGCCCTCCATCCTTCAGTCCAGTCGTCAGCCTAGCTACCGCTCGGAGCCCAGCAACCTGGACGGGGCCACAGTGGTGGGAAGAGGTGTAGGGGTGCGCAGAGGGGGAGGGGATAGGGGTGAGGGCCCTGGGGGCCCCGGCGGGATGGCTGGTGTGGTGTCAGGGGGCGTGTCGGGTTACTCCCTGGCTGGGCGCTCCTACACCTCCTACCCATCTTCGCTGGTTCTGTCCACGGGCGGCTCGCGCTCGTCCAGCCTTCGCTCGGCTCAGACTGTTCATAACCCGCTGGCCACGCTCCAATCGGAGGGCACCACAGACACCAGCTACAAAAGCCTAGCCAATCAGACGCCTCGGAATGGCAGCTTGTCCTACGACAGCCTGCTGACGCCATCCGAGAGCCCGGAGTTTGAGTCCGCCGCCCATGAGCTGTCGCCACAGAAGCCTCACGTTCCCTTCCTGTCGACTGCAGGAGGCGGGCGACCCGGGGTGGCGCCGCCCGGCCACCCTCTGCAGGGCTACACGTCGCCCTTCCTCTCAGCTCAGTTCGCTCAGCAGAGGGAGGGGCAGCTGCTCCAGGGCTCTACCACTTTCTCCTCCCCCCATAGGGCTTACCTGCGTGCTGTCAGCCCACCCCTGTCCTCCACCCCTGGGGCTCCTGAAGCCCGCCACCTGCTCCATCACAACCAGGACCTGACTTCCCGAATCCCCCGCAACccttcctcctcgtcctcttcCCCCGGGGCTCGCTCACTAGACCCCCCTGTGTCCCCACCGCCCCGTGGCCTCTCCCTCACCAAGTCCCCGGTTCACATAGGGGAGACGGGGTCTCAGCACAAGCCCCGGCCTGTGGGGGCGGGCTCTGTGCTGGGGGGGGAAGGATTTGGAGGAGGGCAACAGGCTCCACA